In the Alphaproteobacteria bacterium genome, ACCTCTACGCGCCGCTGCGGCCGAACCAGAAGCACCTGCAGCCGCACGTGTCGATGGCCCAGTACGTGAGCGCGCAGCGCCCCGACGGTTTGCCCGCCGATGCCTGGCTGCGGACTCACGTCCGCGACGGGGCACACGTCGTGAAGGTCGCGCCCTGCTCGATGACCATCGTCGGTACTGTCGCCGACTGGTCGCGCTGGACCGGGATGAAATTCCCGGGCTCAGGCCAGTACGCGATCGAAGGCGCGCTGACGCCGGTCAGCATCTCGCTGGAGCACGATCAGGGAATCTACGTCGAGCCGAACGTCTGGGTGCATCATCCGCTGTGATGAGGTCAGCGCTTCTGGCTCAACTGCCGCACTTCCCACGGCAGGATCACGTCGCGAAAGATCACCGGGTCGGGCCATTTGCTCGTGGTGCGCCCCATATGGCCGCCGGCCGGATTGATCCAGGCTTCGCGCGGCTCGCTGCCGCTGTTGATCAGCAACGTGAGGTCGGCGATCGGCACCTGCGTGTCGCGCGTGCCGCCGACGACGAAGATCGGCGCGGCCGGCTTGCCGAGCAGCCCCTGCGCCTGCAGCGACATCTTCGGCAGATAGGCGAGCAAATCGTCCGGCGATTTCATGCCGTAGACGAACAGCGACGCGGGCAGCAGGTCGAACAGGTATTCGCGCGTGTACATGCGCTTGCGGTAGAAGTCCTGCTGGAACGTCTCGTGCACCGGCGGCGATTGCACGACTGCGCCGGCAAGCCGCGTGCTTTCGGTATGCGCGAGCTTTGCGGCCCAGTAGGCGCCGAAGCTCTGCCCATGCGCCACGATGCGGCTCTTGTCGATCTCGGGACGGGTCGCGAGATAGTCGAGCACGCGCGAATAGATCCTGTCCGCGGTCTCGCTCGCCTTCACGGGCGCCTGACCGGTGCCCGGACTGTCGACCGCGAAGAAGCCTACTCCGGCTGCGACCGCCGCCGCGTAGGTCTCGCTCACGGTTTCCTTGCGGCTGTCGAGGCCGGATATGGCCAGCACCAGCGGCACCGGCCGCGCCACGTTCGTGGCTGGCAGGCGCAGGTAGCCGACGATCTCGGTTTCCTCGAACGGGATGCGCACCACTTCGAGCGGCGGATCGAAGGTCCTGGCATGCGCGAGGTAGGCGTCGACCGCCTTGCGATAGGCGGCGAGCTTGCCGGGCGAGGTCGGCGCGGGCCACTGGCCGAAGTAGTAGAGCCGCCACGCCTTCAGGTAGTTCGCATCCGCGTCCCTGGGATCGGACGCGGCCTTCGCCTTCTCCATGTAGCGCTCGGCGATCTTGCTCCAGCCGGCCGCCCATTCATCCGGGTCGCGGGTGTTGATCAGGGCAAGCGCATCGCGCGCGTCGTCCGGCGCGATGCCGAGTGTCGGATAGGCGCCGGTCTGGGCGCGCGCGAGGGTTTCGGTCTTGATCTCCTCGATGGTGCGGTCGGCGTTCTGGGCGGACACTGACGCACTCCACATGAGGCAAGCGAGAATAATGCTCAGGCGCCGCATCACGTGGCCTCCGTCTCGTGGTCAGCCGCTCTTCAACCCGAACAGCTTCGCGGCGTTCTCGCCGAGGATCGCGATCTTGTCCTCGTCGGAGATCGGCGCGGACATGATGTGGTCGACCGGGTGCTGCTCCCACGGGAACGGATGGTCGCTGCCGAGCATCAGCTGGCTCACGCCGACCTGCGCAATCAGATGGCGCACCGCCTCGCCGGTGAAGACGAGCGCATCGAAGTGCATCTGGTTCAGGTATTCGGTGGGCTTCTTTCTCAGCTTGATATTCGGATTGCAGTTCATCGGCGATGCCATGCAAGCGTGGTCGCTGCGCGCCGCATAGGACGGCAGGAAGCCGCCGCCGTGCGCCGCGAGCACCTTCAGTCCCGGGAATTTGTCCATTGCGCCCTCGAAGATCAGCTTCTGCAACGCGATGGTCGTATCGAGTGGATTGCCGATGGTGTTGGAGAGCCAGCCGTTGCCCTTGTAGCGCGCGGCGAGTTGCGGCTGCGACTGCGGGTGGATGAACAGCACCGCGCCAAGCTCGTCGGCCTTCTTCAGCACGGGGTGATACTTTTCGTTCGCGAAATCATCGCCGAGAACGCTCGAGCCAACCGCCGCGCCCTTCAGGCCCTGCTTCTTCATCGCGGTTTCGAGCATATCGGCTGCAAGATCGGGCGCCTGCATCGGCAACGATGCGAACGCCGCAAACCGGTCCGGTTGCTGCGCGCAGAGCTCCGCGAGCTTCTCGTTGTTGATCTTGCAGACCGCTTCGGCGACCTCGCGGCTCTTGCCGTACCAGAACGGATTGATCGACAGGATCTCCATGTCGATCGCCATGTCGTCCATTTCCTTCAGCCGCTGTTCGACCGGGAACATCAGCTTTTCTGTCCCGAGAACCTTCGGCTGCACGTTCTCGAGCTTCTCGCCGGCGGCGTCGATCGCCTGCTGGAAGAAGCAATGCGAATGGGTGTCGATAGTCTTGATGCGCTTGCCCTTCACCATCACGGGAAGCCGCGCCGGCTGATTTGCGGCGGGGGTCTGGGCGTGTGCGGCGAACGGCAATCCGCAGCCGCAGAACACGAGCCCCGCGAGCGAGCCGCCCTTCCTGAGAAAATCCCGGCGTGTCGTCATGTCGTCCTCCCTCGATTTTGTGCAACCTTTGAGCAGAGCGTAGCACAGCTTCGGGGCCATGGTGCACATGGTCCTTGCACATTGGCATTGTGAAAAATGAAGGGAGTGCTGATGCCGGTCCATGCTATGGCGTCTCACTCGGAGGAACCCATGGCTTTCGACTTCACGCCCCTGCTGCCTGCCGGACTGCCGCCCGCCGCCGTGCGCTGGCCGGGCCTTGCCAAATACAATTTCACCGGCGGCAACAACGATGCGGATGAATTGCCGGTCGACGACCTGATCGCGGCCGCAACTGCATCGCTCAAGCGCGAGGGGCGCAATCTCGCGACCTACAATGTCGCCAACGGGCCGCAGGGCTACCGGCCGCTGCGCGAGTTCCTTGTGACCAAGCTCAAGCGCGACGCAGGGATCGATTGCACCGCTGACGACATCCTGCTGGTGTCCGGGTCGTCGCCGGGGCTCGATCTTGTCAACGGCGCCCTGCTGGCGCGCGGCGACACCGTCATTTGCGAGAAGGACAACTACCAGAGCTCGCTCACGCGCTTTGCGCGGCTGGGCGTGACGGCCATCGGCATTCCGCTCGACAAGGACGGCATGCGCATGGATGCGCTCGCTGCCGCACTCGCCGACTGCAAGGCGCGCGGCGTGCAGCCGAAGATGATCTACACCATCCCGACGGTGCAGAATCCGACCGCGACGATCATGCCCGACACGCGGCGTGCCGAGCTGCTGCGGCTTTCCGAGGAGTACGGCGTCGCGGTGTTCGAGGACGACTGCTATTCCGACCTGATCTGGGACGGCAAGCGCCCGCCCGCGCTCTACGCGCTGAGCAAGGCGCAGAACGTGATCCACATCGGAACATTCTCCAAGTCGATCGCGCCGGCGCTACGCGTCGGCTTTCTGGTCGCGCCGTGGACGATCATGTCGCGCATCCTGCCGCTCAAGACCGACGCGGGCTCCGGCGCGGTCGAGCAGATGCTGCTCGCCGAGTATTGCGCCCCGCATTTTGCCGCGCACCTTCCCGTCTTGCGCAAGGGCTTGCGCAAGAAGGTCGAGACGCTGATGGAGGCGCTGAACGAGCAGTTCGGCACGGCGGCCGAGTTCGAGGACCCGAAGGGCGGCATCTTCCTGTGGGTGAAGCTGCCCGACAACGTCGACACCATGAAACTCTATCAGGCGGCGCTGAAGGAAGGCGTCGCGATCAATCCCGGCAACGAATGGTCGACCGACAAGGCGCACAGCCATTCGCGGCTGCGGCTCTGCTTCGCGAGCCCGACGCATCAGCAGATCCGCGAGGGCGTCGCGATCCTCGCCGAAGTGTGCCGCCGCGAGTTCGGCGTGCCGGCGCGCAGCGCGAATGTGGAGCGGCGGCGGGCCTGACATGTACGTCACCGTCAACGGCGCGCGGCTCTACGTCGATGTCGAGGGCGCAGGGCTGGTGCCGGACGGGCCGCGCATGCGGCAGAAGCCGACGCTGTTGCTGCTGCACGGCGGCCCGGGATTCGATCACACCATGTTCAAGCCGGCGTTCTCGCAGCTCGCCGACATCGCCCAGGTGATCTACTACGACCACCGCGGTCAGGGGCGCAGTGGCGGCGCGCCGGAGAGCTGGACGCTCGCGCAATGGGGCGACGACGTGAAGAGCCTCTGCGATGCGCTCGGCATCGAGAAGCCGATCGTGTTCGGCGGCTCCTTCGGCGGCTTCGTGGCGCAGGCTTATGCGACGCGACATCCCGCGCATCCCGCGAAGCTGATCCTCGCCAGCACCTGCGCGAAGATCGTGTACCACGACATCGTCGCGGCATTCGGGCAGATCGGCGGGAAAGAAGCGCGCGATGCGGCCGAGGCTTACTGGCTCAACCCAACGATGGAGAGCCGTATCCACTACATCGCGACGTGCCTTCCATTCTACAATACGCGTGCGCCGAACGACCCCGGCGCGCTCAAGCGCGCGATCCTGAAGCACGACGTCGGGCTCGCATTCAACGGCCCGCGCAACGAACACGGCCGCATGGACTTCCGCGCCGACCTTCAGCGCGTGCAATGCCCGGTGCTGGTGATGGCGGGCGACCGCGATCCGATCATGCCGATGCCCTTGACCGAAACGATGGTTGCAAGCCTGCCGCCGCATCTCGTGCGCTTCGAGCGATTCGAGAATTGCGGGCACGGCGTCCAGCGCGACGATCCGGAGCGGACCTTCCGCGTGTTGCGCGAGTTTATTCTCGCCTGACTACTCCGCCGCGGTCTTTGCCGGCCCGTAGCCAAGCTCGGCGAAAATCTCGTCATTGTGTTCGCCGAGCGCGGGCGGCGGCGTATCGATGCGCGGGCCGCCATGCGCGAACACGAAGGGTGACATCGGAACGCCGAACTCTCCATCCACGCCAGTCGCGCCTTCGTGGCGATGCAGGATGCCGCGCGAGGAAACCTGCGGGTCGGCCACCGCCTCGCCCATGGTGCGGACCCGGCAGGCCGGCACGTGGCGCGCCTGCAGGTATTCCTCCCACTCGTCGGCGGTGCGGGTGACCATGATCTCGGCGAGCACCTTCATCTCGCGGTCGTGATCCGCATCGCGCTCGTCGTTGTTTGTCTTCGCCACGTCGGGGCGGCCGATCGCATTCCACAGCCGTTTCTGCTGGCGCACGTTGCTGGCGCCGAGCATCACCAGCGTGCCGTCCCTGGTGGCGAAAGCGCCGTTGGTCGCGTGATTGTGGTGGTTGCCGTGGGGCTTCGGGTGCGCACCGTTGCGCAGATAGCCGGTGAGGTGCGACGCCATCAGGATCATCGCGACGTCGAGCATCGCCATGTCGATGCGCTGGCCCTTGCCGGTCTTCTCGCGCTGGAACAGCGCGGCCGAAAGCGCGAAGGCGCCGCTCATGCCGGTCGCATAGTCGATCGCCGGCGAACCGAACTTGATCGGATTCACGTCCTTCGTCCCCGTCATCGCCATGATGCCGGAGGTCGCCTGGATGACGTGGTCGTAGGCGGTCTGCTCGCGGCGCGGCCCGGTACGGCCGAACGCCGAAAACGACGCGTAGATCAGCCGCGGATTGACTTTCGAGAGGTCGTCATAACCGAGGCCCAGCGCATCGAACGCGCCGGGCCGGTAGTTCTCGACGAACACGTCGGCGGTTGCGGCAAGCTTCTTCAGGATTTCGCGGCCGCGCTCGGTTTTCAGATCGAGCGTAATGGCGCGCTTGTTGGAGGCCTGCGTCAGAAAGCCGGTGCCCATGTGCCGCCGGTTCAACTCGGCATCGGTGCCGCTGATGCGGCTCTGGTCGGGATCGTTCGGGTCGTCGACCTTGATGACATCGGCACCGAGCAGCGCCAGCTGATAGGCGGCGAACGGCCCGGCCAGCACGTGCGTCACGTCGATGACGCGAATTCCCTCGAACGGACGCATGGCGCCCTCCCTTTGCGTTGCTGGCGGCAGCATGGCACGCTTTGCGTCTGAGTTGGAGAAGGTCGGGCGGCATACTCTGCTCTGTTCCCCTCCCCCTTGCGGGGAGGGGTTAGGGGTGGGGGTCCTTCGATGGCGGATGGTCAGCGCATCAAACTCCGACCCCCCTCCCTAGCCCTCCCCCTCAAGGGGGGAGGGAACACACCGAGTTTACGGAGCCAATGATGTACGACGAAAAATTCATGCGCCGCGCAATCGAGCTGTCCGCCACAGCGCTCAATATCCCTGGTGCACGCCCCTACGGCGCGGTGGTGGTGAAGGACGGCAAGATCGTCGGCGAAGGGCTGAACGAGTCGGCGAAGAAGTTCGATCCGACTTCGCATGGCGAGGTCGAGGCGGTGCGTGACGCCTGCCGCAACCTCAAGACCACCGACCTGTCAGGCTGCGAGCTCTACACCTCGTGCGAGCCGTGCTCGGTCTGCGTCTCCGCCATGATCATGGCCGGTATCAGCCGCATGTACTACGGCGCGTCGCTCAAACAGTCCGCCGGCATCGTTCCCCCTCCGACGATGCCGCCACCGGCTTTGCTTGTCAGGGAGCAGGTTGGTCAGCCGGCGGACAAGCGGAGTATGCTGCCCGCCGAGGTGAAGCTCGGCGATGAGGCGATGGCGGTGTTGAAAACATGGGTGGTGGGACAGAAATAAGAACGCTGCGCCGCGCACTCCGCTGTCATCCCGGAACCTGCGAAGCGGCTATCCGGGATCCAGTAAACACCGACCGAGCTAAATCGCGCCGACCGCGTTTACTGGATCCCGGGTCTCGCCATAGCGCGTCGCTGACGCGCGCAAACGCGCCTATGGCTCGCCCGGGATGACATCCCCGCCCTACTCCGCGGCCTTGAGCACCGGCGCCTGGCCGGAACGGAACTGCTCGAGCAGCGCCGCCTCGTCGGCCTTGGCGGCAGTGAGATGCCGGGCCTTCACATGACCGAAGCCGCGGATTTTTTCCGGGATGTTCGCAAGCCCGACCGCGATGTGGTGGTTGTCCGGCGTCAGCCTTTCCATGATCTCGCCGAGCAGCGCCTCATAGTCGGCGATCAGCTGGCGCTCCGTCCGGCGCTCCTCCGAATAACCGAAGACGTCGAACGGCGTGCCGCGCAGGACCTTGAGCTTCGCCAGCACCCGAAACGCCGGCAGCATCCACGGGCCGAACGTCATCTTCTTCGCGACACCCGTCACCGGGTCCTTCTTCGCAAGCAGCGGCGGCGCGAGGTGGAACTTGAGCGTGAGATTGTCGCCCGCGACCTCGTTCTTGACCTGGGCGAGGAATGACGGCTCGGCGTAGAGCCGCGCCACCTCGTACTCGTCCTTGTAGGCCATCAGCTTGAACAAATAGCGCGCGACCGCGTCGGCGAGGCCGGTCTTGCCCGGCGCCTTCGCGGCTTCGGCGGCCTTCACCTGATCGGTGAGCTTCTCGTAGCGGGCCGCGTAGTCGGCGTTCTGGTACGCGGTGAGGAATTCGACGCGCCGCGCCACCATCTCGTCATACGATTGTGACAGCCGCCGCGCGTCGCTCGCCGCCCCCGGCGCAGGCTTGATCAACGCCTCGACCGACGCCGCATCGAATGCGGCGCGGCGCCCGAACTGGAACGCTGCCAGGTTCATCGGCACCGCTTCGCCGTTGAGCTCGATCGCCTTCTCGATCGATTCCGCCGAGAGCGGCAACGCACCGAGCTGATAGGCGTAACCGACCATGAAGATGTTCGCGCCGATCGAGTTGCCGAGCAGCGCGGTGGCAAGCCGCGTCGCATCGACGAAGTTGGTCTTCTCCGCGCCCGCCGCGGTGCGAATCGCGCGCTTCAGACGCTCGGTCGGCAGCGAGAAGTCGGCGTTGCGGGTGAAGTCGCCCGGAAGGATCTCGGCGGTGTTGATCACCATCGTGGTGCCGCCGAGCTTTGCGGTCGACAGGATTTTCTTGTTGCCGACCACGACCATGTCGCCGCCGAGCACAAGGTCGCATTCGCCGGCAGCGACGCGGATCGCGTGAATGTCCTCCGGCTTCCTGGCGATGCGGATGTGGCTGTAGACCGCGCCGCCCTTCTGGGCGAGGCCGGCCTGATCGATGATGCCGACGCCCTTGCCCTCGAGATGCGCCGCCATGCCGAGCACGCCGCCGATGGTGACGATGCCGGTGCCGCCGATGCCGGTCACGATGATCGAATAGGTCTCCGCGATCTCAGGGTGAGCAGGCTCGGGCAGCGCCGGAAGATCAGCCGGCGCATCGACACCCTTGCCGCGCTTGAGCTTCGCGCCCTCGACGGTGACGAAGGACGGGCAGAAACCCTTCAGGCAGGAGTAATCCTTGTTGCACGACGACTGGTCGATGGTGCGCTTGCGGCCCCATTCGGTCTCGAGCGGCTGCACCGACACGCAGTTCGACTGCACGCCGCAGTCGCCGCAGCCCTCGCAGACGAGCTCGTTGATGACGACGCGCTTGTCCGGATCGGGGAACTGGCCGCGCTTGCGGCGGCGCCGCTTCTCGGCCGCGCAGGTCTGGTCGTAGATCAGCACCGTGAGACCGGGCACGTCCGCGAGGCCCGTCTGCACCGCCATCAGGTCGTCGCGATGATGGATCGTGATGCCGGGCGGCCAGTCGGTATTCTTCGGATATTTCCATGGCTCGTCGGTGACGACGACGATCTTCTTCGCGCCCTCGGCCGCGACCTGGCGCGCGATGATCGGCACCGTGAGCCCGCCGTCGTTGCGCTGGCCCCCGGTCATCGCGACCGCATCGTTGAACAGGATCTTGTAGGTGACGTTCACGCCCGCCGCCGCCGAGGCGCGGATCGCCAGATAGCCGGAGTGATTGTAGGTGCCGTCGCCGAGATTCTGGAACACATGGCGGCGCTTCGAAAACGGCGCCTCGCCGATCCAGTTCGCGCCCTCGCCGCCCATGTGAGTCCAGCCCAGCGTGTTGCGATCCATCCACTGCGACATGAAATGGCAGCCGATGCCCGCATAGGCGCGCATGCCCTGCGGCACCACAGTCGACGAGTTGTGCGGGCAGCCCGAACAGAAGTACGGCGTGCGCGCCGACACGTCGGTCATGGCGGCGACCGCGCTCTGCGCCTGCTTCAGCCGCGATACCTTGTTGGCGATCTCCTCGACATGCCCGCGGCGCAGCACGCGCTCGCCGACCGCGATCGCAATGTCATGCGGATCGAGCGCTCCCTTCACGGGAAAGAGCCAATCTTCCTTTTCGTCGCGCTTGCCGATCACCACCGGCTGGTTCGCGGTGCCGTACAGCTCCTCACGCACCTGCACTTCGATCAGCGAGCGCTTCTCCTCGACCACGATGATGAGGTCGAGTCCCCTGGCGAAGTCGCGCAACTCCGCACGCGAAATCGGCCACGGGCAGCCGATCTTGAACAACCGGATGCCGAGGTCGTTGCACTTCACCTCGTCGACGCCGAGCTGATCGAACGCCTGGCGCACGTCGAGATAGCTCTTGCCGACCGTGACGATGCCGATCTTCGCATTCGGCCCGCCCGACGTGATGATGCGGTTGAGCTTGTTCGCCTTGACGAAGGCCAGCATCGCGTCGCGCTTGTAGTCGTGCAGGCGCGCTTCCATGTCGAGAATGCCGTCGACCAGGCGGATGTTGAGCCCGCCCGGCGGCATCTTGAACGCGTCGTCGCCCGGAATGACGATCTTCAGGCTGTCGAGCCCGGCTTCGACCACGCCGGTCGATTCCACGGTCTCATGCATGCACTTCAGCGCGACCCACGAGCCGCAAAAGCGCGACATTGCCCAGCCGTAGAGCGCGTAGTCGACGAACTCCTGCACGCCCGCCGGGTTCAGGATCGGGATCATCACGTCGACGAAGTGGAACTCGGACTGGTGTGCGGTGGTGGAGGATTCCGCCGTGTGGTCGTCGCCCATCAGGGCGAGCACGCCGCCGTTCTTGGAGGAGCCGGCGAAATTGGCATGGCGGAACACGTCCCCGGTACGGTCGACGCCCGGGCCCTTGCCGTACCACATGCCGAACACGCCATCGTATTTGCCTTCGCCGCGCAGTTCCGCCTGCTGCGTGCCCCAGATGGCGGTTGCGGCAAGGTCCTCGTTCAGGCCGGTCTGAAACAGAACGTTGTGACGATCGAGCGCAGCCTTGGCCCGCATGAACTGCTGGTCGAGCCCTCCAAGCGGCGAGCCGCGGTAGCCGGTGACGTAGCCGGCGGTGTTGAGGCCCGCGAGGCGGTCGCGTTCCTGCTGCATCAGGGTCGCGCGGATCAGCGCCTGATAGCCGGTGACGAACACGCGGCCCTGGGAAAGGTCGTATTTGTCGTCGAGAGTGACGTTCTTCAGCGTCATTGGGTCTCCGAGCGGCGGCTGGCGGGGCGGGCTTCCGGCCGGGGGCACGCCTCAAGGGATAACGCGGCTGACGCCAATCTAGGCGGCGAGTCGCAAGAATAAAAGCGGCAGCAGGACTGTCATTTCAACTTTGGAGCGTCGTTTCGTCGGGTGTGCGGCGAATACAAGGAAATTGCGGGAACGGGCGCGGCCCCGAAATTTGGCGCAACGCAGCAACTCAAGCCTTCGCGCTCGGTCTCGCCGACACCGCCGCATACCAGCGGCGCAGATTCGCGCATTCGTCCGGCACCGTGATCTTGGTCCAGCCGGCCAAATCGATCAGCACCATCGTCGAGATATCCGCAATGGTGTAGCGGCTGCCCGCGACGAATTCGCGCTCCGCGAGCCGTGCATCCATGGCTTGAAAGAAATGTCCCAGGCGCGCCCGGCCACGCTCCGCGAGTTCCGGGATCTGCGCATAGTTGTGCGGGCCGGGCAGCGCCCGGTCCTTGAGGCCCTTGGCGACATTACGAAGCGAATCCATCGCAGCGAAGAAACCGTCCCGCTCGATTCCGCGATTGAGCGCGGTCACCACCGCGCGCTCCTGCGCCGTGCTGCCGATCAGCACGGGCTCCGGATGGAGCTCTTCGAGATAGCCGCAGATCGCGACCGCGTCCGCGATCACGGTGCCATCGTCGAGCGCGAGGGCGGGCACAGTGCAGTCCGGATTGATCGCGCGGAACGCGGCCGTGAACTGCTCGCCGTTGCGCAGGTCGACCTGCACGGTGTCCAGCGCGATCCCTTTCTCGGCCGCGAAAATGCGCACCCGGCGCGGGCTCGGTGCGGTGGTGCAGTCGTAGAATTTCATGATTTTCCTTTGCGCATGATCTTGTCCGAAAACCGGTGCCCATCCCGGACCACGTCCGGGATATGCTTTTCGGGATCATGCGGCTCAAGCTCCCGACAGTCCCACACTCTGTCCGCCGTCAATCACGACCGTGGTCCCGGCCATGAAGCGCCCGGCATCCGAGACGAGCAGCAGCAGCACGCCATCGAGATCGCCCAACTGGCCAATCCGGCCGGCCGGGATGCTGCGCGTCAGCGCGGCGTTGTCCTTGAGATACTCTTCGTTGATCTCGGTGGCGAAGAAGCCGGGCGCGATGGCGTTGACGCGCACGCCGCGGAACGACAGCTCGAGCGCCAGCGCCCGGGTGAGCTGCACCACGCCCGCCTTGGCGACCGAGTAGGCGGCGACGCCCTTCGAGACGCTGAAGCCGAGGATCGACGCGATGTTGACGATCGCGCCCTGCTTCTTGGCCGCGATCATGCGCCGCGCAGCCTCCTGCGCCCAGTAGTGTACCGCATCGAGATTGGTGCCGAGCACGCGCCGCCAGGTTTCCTCGGGCATCTCATGGACACGGTCAGCGTGTCCGACGCCGGCATTGTTGATCAGGATGGTGACGGTGCCGAACGCCTTCTCGGCGGCATCGAACGCGTGCGCCATCGCGGCGCGATCGAGTACGTCGGCTTCCACGACGGCCGCCCGTCCGCCCGCGGCGTCGATCTTCTTCTTCAGTTCATTGAGGCGCTCGATCCGGCGCGCCACGAGCACGACCTTCGCGCCATTCTCGGCAAGTGTTTGCGCAAAATGCGCGCCGAGTCCGCTCGACGCGCCGGTGACCAGCGCAACGCGGCCGGAGATATCGAAAAGTTGCGAGGCCTTCATGGCATGCTCCTCACGAGCCATACAACAGATGCGGCAACGCGGTCGCAAGCCCCGGCGCGAACCAGAGCACGATCAGCATCGCAAGCTGGATCAGCACGAACGGGATGATCCCGACATAGATGTGCCGAGTGGTGATCTCGGGCGGCGCGACGCCGCGCAGGAAGAACAGCGTCGGCCCGAGCGGCGGGTGCATGTAGGAGGTCTGCAGGTTTACCGCCATCATGATACCGAGCCAGATTGGATCGACGCCCGGCATCTGCAGCAGCGGCGGTGCGACGATCGGGATCACCACGAAGATGATCTCGAAAGCGTCCATCACGAAGCCGAGCAGGAACATGGCGATCATCACTGTCAGGATCGCGCCGGCCGCGCCGCCCGGTAGATTGCCCAGCGCGCGATGCACCATGTCGTCGCCGCCGAGCCCGCGGAATACGAGGCTGAACAGCGTCGCGCCGATCAGGATGGTGAAGATCATCGACGTGGTCTGGGCGGTCTTCACGATGGTCGGCACCAGATAGCCGGCGCGGTGCACGGCGCGCAGTGCCGCGAGAAGGCCGAGCGCGAGCGCCATCATCACGATCAGCGCAAGCGCAAAGCCGGGCCCGTCGCGAAGGTCGAGGAGCGTGCGTAAGACCATCAGCGCGGCGAAGGCGCCGAGGCATAGCGCGGCGGACCCTTGCGCACGCTCGCGGCGCAAGGCAGCGAGCAGCACCGCGCCGACCGCGCCCACGGCGGCGGCTTCGGTCGGGGTCGCCAGCCCGATCAGGATCGAGCCGAGCACCACGATGATCAGCAGCACCGGCGCGACGAGTGCCTTCAGCACCCGCGCGAACGCTCCCTCCCCCGGCGCGCTCTCGCGGATTGGCGGCACGGCGGCGGGGCGGCAAATGGCAACCGCGACGATGAAGGCGAGGTAGAGTGCGACTAGCGTCAGCCCTGGCACGATCGCGCCGGCGAACAGGTCGCTGACCGAAACGGAGTCCGGCGCAAAATTGCCCTTGGCGAGCTGTGCGGCTTGATAAGAATTGTTCAGCTGATCGCCAAGCAGCACCAGCACGGTCGCGGGCGGCATGATCTGCGCGAGCGTCGCGGTGGCCGCCACCGTGCCAGCGGCAAGGCGCCGGTCGTAGCCGTGGCGCAGCATGGTCGGCAGCGTGATCAGCGCGATGGTGACCACCGTCGCACCCACCACGCCCTTGGCGGCTGCGAGCAGCACGCCGACGAGCACGACGGAGATGCCGAGGCCGCCCGGCAACGAGCCGAACAGGCGGCCCATGGTTTCCAAGAGGTCCTCGGCGATGCGCGAACGCTCCAGCATCACGCCCATGAAAATGAACAGCGGGATGGCGAGCAGCACCGTGTTGGTCATCACGCCGAACATGCGCTGCGGCAGCGCGTGCAGGAGTCCGATGTCCATTGCGCCGAGGAGATGCGCGAGGAGCGCGAAGGCAAACGACACGCCGCCGAGCGTGAGCGCGACCGGGTAGCCGGCGAACAGCAGCGCGCAGACGGCGACGACCATCAGGATGGCGAAGAGTTCAGGGAGAAGC is a window encoding:
- a CDS encoding alpha/beta fold hydrolase, whose translation is MSAQNADRTIEEIKTETLARAQTGAYPTLGIAPDDARDALALINTRDPDEWAAGWSKIAERYMEKAKAASDPRDADANYLKAWRLYYFGQWPAPTSPGKLAAYRKAVDAYLAHARTFDPPLEVVRIPFEETEIVGYLRLPATNVARPVPLVLAISGLDSRKETVSETYAAAVAAGVGFFAVDSPGTGQAPVKASETADRIYSRVLDYLATRPEIDKSRIVAHGQSFGAYWAAKLAHTESTRLAGAVVQSPPVHETFQQDFYRKRMYTREYLFDLLPASLFVYGMKSPDDLLAYLPKMSLQAQGLLGKPAAPIFVVGGTRDTQVPIADLTLLINSGSEPREAWINPAGGHMGRTTSKWPDPVIFRDVILPWEVRQLSQKR
- a CDS encoding nucleoside deaminase, which translates into the protein MYDEKFMRRAIELSATALNIPGARPYGAVVVKDGKIVGEGLNESAKKFDPTSHGEVEAVRDACRNLKTTDLSGCELYTSCEPCSVCVSAMIMAGISRMYYGASLKQSAGIVPPPTMPPPALLVREQVGQPADKRSMLPAEVKLGDEAMAVLKTWVVGQK
- a CDS encoding PLP-dependent aminotransferase family protein; amino-acid sequence: MAFDFTPLLPAGLPPAAVRWPGLAKYNFTGGNNDADELPVDDLIAAATASLKREGRNLATYNVANGPQGYRPLREFLVTKLKRDAGIDCTADDILLVSGSSPGLDLVNGALLARGDTVICEKDNYQSSLTRFARLGVTAIGIPLDKDGMRMDALAAALADCKARGVQPKMIYTIPTVQNPTATIMPDTRRAELLRLSEEYGVAVFEDDCYSDLIWDGKRPPALYALSKAQNVIHIGTFSKSIAPALRVGFLVAPWTIMSRILPLKTDAGSGAVEQMLLAEYCAPHFAAHLPVLRKGLRKKVETLMEALNEQFGTAAEFEDPKGGIFLWVKLPDNVDTMKLYQAALKEGVAINPGNEWSTDKAHSHSRLRLCFASPTHQQIREGVAILAEVCRREFGVPARSANVERRRA
- a CDS encoding alpha/beta hydrolase → MYVTVNGARLYVDVEGAGLVPDGPRMRQKPTLLLLHGGPGFDHTMFKPAFSQLADIAQVIYYDHRGQGRSGGAPESWTLAQWGDDVKSLCDALGIEKPIVFGGSFGGFVAQAYATRHPAHPAKLILASTCAKIVYHDIVAAFGQIGGKEARDAAEAYWLNPTMESRIHYIATCLPFYNTRAPNDPGALKRAILKHDVGLAFNGPRNEHGRMDFRADLQRVQCPVLVMAGDRDPIMPMPLTETMVASLPPHLVRFERFENCGHGVQRDDPERTFRVLREFILA
- a CDS encoding amidohydrolase family protein, giving the protein MTTRRDFLRKGGSLAGLVFCGCGLPFAAHAQTPAANQPARLPVMVKGKRIKTIDTHSHCFFQQAIDAAGEKLENVQPKVLGTEKLMFPVEQRLKEMDDMAIDMEILSINPFWYGKSREVAEAVCKINNEKLAELCAQQPDRFAAFASLPMQAPDLAADMLETAMKKQGLKGAAVGSSVLGDDFANEKYHPVLKKADELGAVLFIHPQSQPQLAARYKGNGWLSNTIGNPLDTTIALQKLIFEGAMDKFPGLKVLAAHGGGFLPSYAARSDHACMASPMNCNPNIKLRKKPTEYLNQMHFDALVFTGEAVRHLIAQVGVSQLMLGSDHPFPWEQHPVDHIMSAPISDEDKIAILGENAAKLFGLKSG
- a CDS encoding CaiB/BaiF CoA-transferase family protein, whose protein sequence is MRPFEGIRVIDVTHVLAGPFAAYQLALLGADVIKVDDPNDPDQSRISGTDAELNRRHMGTGFLTQASNKRAITLDLKTERGREILKKLAATADVFVENYRPGAFDALGLGYDDLSKVNPRLIYASFSAFGRTGPRREQTAYDHVIQATSGIMAMTGTKDVNPIKFGSPAIDYATGMSGAFALSAALFQREKTGKGQRIDMAMLDVAMILMASHLTGYLRNGAHPKPHGNHHNHATNGAFATRDGTLVMLGASNVRQQKRLWNAIGRPDVAKTNNDERDADHDREMKVLAEIMVTRTADEWEEYLQARHVPACRVRTMGEAVADPQVSSRGILHRHEGATGVDGEFGVPMSPFVFAHGGPRIDTPPPALGEHNDEIFAELGYGPAKTAAE